From a region of the Alnus glutinosa chromosome 1, dhAlnGlut1.1, whole genome shotgun sequence genome:
- the LOC133858855 gene encoding uncharacterized protein LOC133858855 isoform X2, with translation MEELSEEERRALRGSKFAPLPSLPPLPPRSQPRLAHPGGPLRTNKAAALAKFLERKLKEPSGLASINPDLLELAVQNAKHTVLSGGTSNSGSTILHVDSFGDPEDSSEEGNVGSSELKKFKNKKKKNKKKEKKKNKKRKMAEETGCYMVKKRKQKSRL, from the exons ATGGAAGAACTGAGCGAAGAGGAAAGGAGAGCTCTTCGAGGCAGCAAATTCGCACCCCTCCCTTCCCTACCACCCCTACCTCCTCGTTCCCAACCCAG ATTGGCACACCCAGGAGGACCATTGAGGACGAACAAGGCCGCGGCACTGGCGAAATTTCTAGAAAGAAAGCTAAAGGAGCCCAGCGGATTGGCCTCCATCAACCCCGATCTTCTCGAACTCGCCGTCCAAAATGCCAAACACACCGTCCTTTCCG GTGGTACTTCGAATTCAGGAAGCACCATTCTACATGTAGACTCCTTTGGCGACCCTGAG GATTCTTCCGAAGAAGGAAATGTGGGAAGTTCTGAGTTGAAGAAATttaagaacaagaagaagaagaataagaagaaagagaagaagaaaaataaaaaacgaaag ATGGCGGAAGAAACTGGATGTTATATGGTCAAGAAGCGGAAACAAAAGTCCAGACTTTGA
- the LOC133858855 gene encoding uncharacterized protein LOC133858855 isoform X1 translates to MEELSEEERRALRGSKFAPLPSLPPLPPRSQPRLAHPGGPLRTNKAAALAKFLERKLKEPSGLASINPDLLELAVQNAKHTVLSGGTSNSGSTILHVDSFGDPEFWQDSSEEGNVGSSELKKFKNKKKKNKKKEKKKNKKRKMAEETGCYMVKKRKQKSRL, encoded by the exons ATGGAAGAACTGAGCGAAGAGGAAAGGAGAGCTCTTCGAGGCAGCAAATTCGCACCCCTCCCTTCCCTACCACCCCTACCTCCTCGTTCCCAACCCAG ATTGGCACACCCAGGAGGACCATTGAGGACGAACAAGGCCGCGGCACTGGCGAAATTTCTAGAAAGAAAGCTAAAGGAGCCCAGCGGATTGGCCTCCATCAACCCCGATCTTCTCGAACTCGCCGTCCAAAATGCCAAACACACCGTCCTTTCCG GTGGTACTTCGAATTCAGGAAGCACCATTCTACATGTAGACTCCTTTGGCGACCCTGAG TTTTGGCAGGATTCTTCCGAAGAAGGAAATGTGGGAAGTTCTGAGTTGAAGAAATttaagaacaagaagaagaagaataagaagaaagagaagaagaaaaataaaaaacgaaag ATGGCGGAAGAAACTGGATGTTATATGGTCAAGAAGCGGAAACAAAAGTCCAGACTTTGA